Proteins found in one Campylobacter canadensis genomic segment:
- a CDS encoding KAP family P-loop NTPase fold protein has translation MSDNKLKLIQDIELDNLNDENDFLETKKYSKTLQEIIKTTHTSCTIGLFGEWGSGKSSIIRDVINKLDYNKSKQHYKDTNEKIRFVVYDAWKYSKDSFRRTFLLEMAKELKFQEQDYFDMFYANQSDEKIKRSLEVANAFVELVKAIGGGIPNPINVIEKTKITTQKPFIFAPEQFENLFDEMLEKSLGVKSIFARAVDYFKKDGYEAEINKLVIVIDNLDRCNADTVCEMLSDIKGFLNKDKVVFIVPLDDKMLKKHLEKINGYEDSESSEYLRKIFDCVLSLKKTQEFDMYEVLDKLLKNHKIEYNPNTMGVISEEYASNPRRIIKFINNFEIEKELLYKRGVDKELIKTNETLIAFLLILKEEQYNLYQKILENISNIHTIGDKNNKLVKNEAKEVKVESTEPKEEIESVENIYIKKFLEHTKVIWSKADLNVVDKVVCNLNTEDKLPYEIREKLEKNEFGKIKQEEYAEASKHLVFSFNKWCERGVYETKALSFFKQLIKANAYKMLSKNNFDDIYNKSEYALKELLEYLEDEEDIKNAIQFIKSSIDNDYIDLDFFYTKELIHNYSAIDVAKKEYAHGEATSMLAKYGEMKNIYKVGFEHYLNHQIYSQEDLEIYQEYFYTHSYFNDYKPYLNLNNEVFVDIFNEDIIDFIPRHKVDCGVLIELIFRMYRLEVISIGKACDLVLSIPSDNLANINKLEYFKAILNNVDLVDMASFNNDKYLKLLYSLDVDIELEIKFIFDKFAKNTLNDVFCHFIEQFFRLKINQEQLHSNTKNLEEQILLIHYCINNYSDFDEMILSFFIDSIGKYFYIQGVDDILLCVYGYFKRFGAKLDNKILSNLTNITSNMFAGLNGDIGKKLQRFLIKLSDNDEMKIEIINRLSNYERHFSKLTPEFKEIFLKGEQNA, from the coding sequence ATGAGTGATAATAAACTCAAGCTTATACAAGATATAGAACTAGATAATTTAAACGATGAAAATGATTTTTTAGAAACTAAAAAGTATTCAAAGACTTTACAAGAAATCATAAAAACCACTCATACGTCTTGCACGATAGGACTTTTTGGAGAATGGGGCAGTGGTAAATCATCTATCATAAGAGATGTTATAAATAAGCTTGATTACAATAAAAGCAAACAGCATTACAAAGATACAAACGAAAAAATAAGATTTGTTGTCTATGACGCTTGGAAATATTCAAAAGATTCTTTTAGAAGAACCTTTTTGCTAGAAATGGCAAAAGAATTGAAATTTCAAGAGCAAGATTATTTTGATATGTTTTATGCAAATCAAAGTGATGAGAAAATAAAGCGTTCGTTGGAGGTTGCAAATGCTTTTGTTGAGCTTGTAAAAGCTATTGGTGGTGGCATTCCTAATCCTATAAATGTGATTGAAAAAACAAAGATAACTACACAAAAGCCGTTTATATTTGCTCCAGAACAATTTGAAAATTTATTTGATGAAATGCTTGAAAAATCTTTGGGTGTAAAAAGCATTTTTGCAAGAGCTGTTGATTATTTTAAAAAAGATGGTTATGAAGCTGAAATTAATAAACTTGTGATAGTTATAGATAATCTTGATAGATGTAATGCTGATACGGTTTGCGAAATGCTAAGTGATATAAAAGGCTTTTTAAATAAAGATAAAGTAGTTTTCATAGTGCCTTTAGATGATAAAATGCTTAAAAAACATTTAGAAAAAATCAACGGTTATGAAGATAGTGAAAGCAGTGAGTATCTAAGGAAGATTTTTGATTGTGTATTATCACTTAAAAAAACTCAAGAATTTGATATGTATGAAGTTTTAGATAAATTACTTAAAAATCACAAAATAGAATATAACCCAAATACAATGGGTGTTATTTCAGAAGAATACGCAAGTAATCCAAGAAGGATTATAAAGTTTATAAATAATTTTGAGATAGAAAAAGAGTTATTATATAAAAGGGGTGTGGATAAAGAGCTTATCAAAACTAATGAAACATTAATAGCATTTTTGCTTATTCTTAAAGAAGAACAATATAACCTTTATCAAAAAATATTAGAAAATATATCAAATATACATACGATAGGAGATAAAAATAATAAATTAGTCAAGAATGAAGCTAAAGAAGTAAAAGTTGAAAGCACCGAACCCAAAGAAGAAATTGAAAGTGTTGAAAATATTTATATCAAAAAGTTTTTGGAACATACCAAAGTTATATGGAGTAAGGCTGATTTGAATGTGGTTGATAAAGTGGTTTGCAATCTAAACACCGAAGATAAGCTCCCATATGAAATTCGTGAAAAATTAGAAAAGAATGAATTTGGCAAAATTAAACAAGAAGAATATGCAGAAGCATCAAAGCATTTGGTTTTTAGTTTTAATAAATGGTGTGAAAGAGGGGTATATGAAACTAAGGCTTTAAGCTTTTTTAAACAACTTATAAAAGCTAATGCTTATAAAATGCTTAGTAAAAATAATTTTGATGATATTTACAACAAAAGTGAATATGCTTTAAAAGAATTGTTGGAATATCTAGAAGATGAAGAAGATATTAAAAATGCAATACAATTTATAAAATCTAGTATTGATAATGATTATATAGATTTAGATTTTTTTTACACCAAAGAGTTGATACATAATTACTCTGCAATTGATGTTGCTAAAAAAGAATATGCTCACGGTGAAGCAACGAGTATGCTAGCTAAATATGGGGAAATGAAAAATATATATAAGGTAGGTTTTGAGCATTATTTAAATCATCAAATATATAGCCAAGAAGATTTGGAAATTTACCAAGAATATTTCTATACACATTCATATTTTAATGATTATAAACCTTATTTAAATTTAAATAATGAAGTGTTTGTAGATATTTTTAATGAAGATATAATTGATTTTATACCTAGGCATAAAGTTGATTGTGGGGTTTTGATAGAGTTAATATTTAGAATGTATCGCTTGGAAGTTATTAGTATCGGAAAAGCTTGTGATTTGGTTTTAAGTATTCCTAGTGATAATTTAGCAAATATCAACAAGCTAGAATATTTTAAAGCCATATTAAATAATGTTGATTTGGTTGATATGGCTAGTTTCAATAATGATAAATATCTTAAATTATTATATAGTTTAGATGTGGATATAGAGCTTGAGATTAAATTTATATTTGATAAATTTGCTAAAAATACACTTAATGATGTATTTTGTCATTTTATAGAGCAGTTTTTTAGACTTAAGATAAATCAAGAACAATTGCACTCAAATACTAAAAACTTAGAAGAACAAATTTTATTAATTCATTATTGTATAAACAATTATAGTGATTTTGATGAAATGATTTTATCATTTTTTATTGATAGTATTGGAAAGTATTTTTATATACAAGGAGTTGATGATATCTTATTATGCGTTTATGGTTATTTTAAAAGATTTGGAGCTAAGTTAGATAATAAAATTTTATCTAACTTAACTAATATTACAAGCAACATGTTTGCAGGTTTAAATGGAGATATAGGCAAAAAATTACAAAGATTTTTAATCAAATTATCAGATAATGATGAGATGAAAATTGAAATAATAAATAGGCTTTCAAATTATGAGAGACATTTTTCAAAACTAACACCAGAATTTAAAGAAATATTTTTGAAAGGAGAACAAAATGCGTAA
- a CDS encoding class I SAM-dependent methyltransferase gives MLKINDEISSTLLIPLYYKAKESKRAKEGKNAILNDPKAEFLVSNIEGKYEIYEKDRFSNIGCLFRAKYFDDKVRELCYQFSELVVINAACGLDSRYERLKDELKDKNIVFYNADLPEVIKIRKQFFSDNDKNFSLVGDVFDDTWIKDIKQKHKNANFIVILEGLLMYFKKSEIKQIIKNFSLLKDVYIYADLVGTKIANKQVKHKTMSELKIDFKSGINGLDDFISLLSDIVKVKPLNETVYMKKYSFRYGLAGVFFGLLPQSFLRNFSSLVGVKIDN, from the coding sequence ATGCTAAAAATAAACGATGAAATTTCAAGCACACTTTTAATCCCGCTTTATTACAAAGCCAAAGAAAGCAAAAGAGCAAAAGAAGGAAAAAATGCTATTTTAAACGACCCAAAAGCAGAATTTTTAGTTTCAAACATTGAAGGAAAGTATGAAATTTATGAAAAAGATAGATTTTCTAATATTGGTTGCCTTTTTAGAGCTAAATATTTTGATGATAAAGTGCGTGAGCTTTGCTATCAATTTAGTGAGCTTGTAGTAATAAATGCTGCTTGTGGGCTTGATAGTAGATATGAAAGGTTAAAAGACGAATTAAAAGATAAAAATATTGTGTTTTATAATGCTGATTTACCTGAAGTTATAAAAATTCGTAAGCAATTTTTTAGCGATAATGATAAAAATTTTAGCTTAGTTGGAGATGTTTTTGATGATACTTGGATAAAAGATATAAAACAAAAGCACAAAAATGCTAATTTTATAGTAATTTTAGAAGGGCTTTTGATGTATTTTAAAAAAAGCGAGATTAAGCAAATTATAAAGAATTTTAGCTTGTTAAAAGATGTTTATATTTATGCTGATTTAGTAGGCACGAAAATAGCTAACAAGCAAGTAAAACATAAAACTATGTCCGAGCTTAAAATTGATTTTAAAAGTGGTATAAATGGGCTTGATGATTTTATATCTTTGCTTAGCGATATAGTAAAAGTAAAGCCTTTAAATGAGACTGTGTATATGAAAAAATACTCTTTTAGATATGGTCTAGCTGGGGTATTTTTTGGATTATTGCCGCAAAGTTTTTTAAGAAATTTTTCTTCGCTTGTGGGGGTAAAAATTGATAATTAA
- a CDS encoding cold-shock protein, which translates to MKGTIKFYNSNDGYGFIFSADTNKDYYFNITEWKSEILPNAGQKVEFSEFKNKKSLGVNLTSLSNF; encoded by the coding sequence ATGAAAGGAACTATTAAATTTTATAATTCAAACGATGGTTATGGTTTTATTTTTTCGGCAGATACAAATAAAGATTATTATTTTAATATAACAGAATGGAAGAGTGAAATATTGCCAAACGCAGGTCAGAAGGTAGAATTTAGTGAATTTAAAAACAAAAAAAGCTTAGGTGTAAACCTCACCTCCTTATCGAACTTTTAA
- a CDS encoding restriction endonuclease subunit S has product MIAYKESGIKWLGKIPAHWEVARVKDIFYLFKDISYIENPTVLSLTRDGVKVRDMSNLKGQFAENYNNYNKVKVGDLLLNVMDLYSGANCNVSQVDGVISPAYANLRQHKECYPKYFDYYFKMQYISKAFQAAGKGVSYEHRWTLTSEVLLNYPIPLPPLEEQKKIADFLDEKCKKIDDFVTKQAKFIELLKEQKQVLINQATTKGLDKSTELKDSHIPHLGKIPTHWEVVRLKNIAKFNRGLNITKENLKDDGVYCISYGEIHSKYPFIVNPKNHKLKCVENEYLNTNINSMLYKGDFIFADTSEDIEGSGNFTLYDGEDEAFAGYHTIIVRVDKNIFYPKFLAYEFDSKTYRNKIQSLVSGVKVFSITQAILRETEVWIPPLEEQKKIAKYLDDKCEKIDKAINNITKQISLIQEYKTSLIDTTTKGMLKELK; this is encoded by the coding sequence ATGATAGCATATAAAGAAAGTGGCATAAAATGGCTAGGTAAAATCCCCGCTCATTGGGAAGTAGCAAGAGTTAAGGATATATTTTATTTATTTAAAGATATTAGCTACATAGAAAATCCTACTGTTTTAAGTCTTACAAGAGATGGTGTAAAAGTTAGAGATATGAGTAATTTAAAAGGACAATTTGCTGAAAATTACAACAACTACAATAAGGTAAAAGTTGGAGATTTGCTTTTAAATGTAATGGATTTATATAGTGGAGCAAATTGTAATGTTTCGCAAGTTGATGGAGTGATAAGTCCTGCGTATGCAAATTTAAGACAACATAAAGAATGTTACCCTAAATATTTTGATTATTATTTTAAAATGCAGTATATAAGTAAAGCATTTCAGGCTGCAGGTAAGGGTGTATCGTATGAGCATAGATGGACTTTAACATCTGAAGTATTATTAAATTATCCAATTCCTTTACCACCATTAGAAGAGCAAAAGAAAATCGCTGATTTTTTAGATGAGAAGTGCAAAAAAATAGATGATTTTGTAACTAAACAAGCGAAATTTATAGAACTTTTAAAAGAACAAAAACAAGTTTTGATAAACCAAGCTACCACAAAAGGCTTAGATAAATCCACCGAACTAAAAGACAGCCATATCCCCCACTTAGGCAAAATCCCCACCCATTGGGAAGTTGTAAGGCTTAAGAATATAGCTAAGTTTAACAGGGGTTTGAATATAACTAAAGAAAATTTAAAAGATGATGGTGTTTATTGTATTAGTTATGGAGAAATACATTCAAAATATCCATTTATAGTTAATCCAAAAAATCATAAATTAAAATGTGTAGAAAATGAATACTTAAATACTAATATAAATTCAATGTTGTATAAAGGTGATTTTATTTTTGCTGATACTTCTGAAGATATTGAAGGGTCTGGAAATTTTACGCTTTATGATGGAGAAGATGAAGCGTTTGCGGGTTATCATACAATTATCGTAAGAGTGGATAAAAATATTTTTTATCCAAAATTTTTAGCATATGAATTTGATAGTAAAACTTATAGAAATAAAATTCAAAGTTTGGTATCAGGTGTAAAAGTTTTTAGTATTACACAAGCTATTTTAAGAGAAACAGAAGTGTGGATACCACCACTAGAAGAGCAAAAGAAAATCGCAAAATATTTAGATGATAAGTGCGAGAAGATAGACAAAGCGATAAACAATATAACAAAACAAATAAGCCTTATTCAAGAATACAAAACAAGCCTAATAGACACCACCACCAAAGGCATGCTAAAGGAGTTAAAATGA
- a CDS encoding HamA C-terminal domain-containing protein: MKIFKENEEFVNDLTHIKQMQLTAANDIGTIDFFMLPIINKDFHYNCLINNLMKILHLHSLTGEELDKYNSPIIISQKARERYVSFRKNSNNKNKQNDLKDGELGELILFALLEGHLKAPKILTKMSLKTSGGTYVHGSDGVHLYKKGDRYQLIFDESKLYQNIRSAIKNAFDSIHQFKNEIDSYGNHKAGINYEKSLLSNNLEKHVFSEEKKEIIEQLIIPCEFQKNISIDDAFSIFIGYEINIEQEQTKYSDSEFELKIKEKIKKDIDNLEKLFNDHIKKLNLYMHSFYIYLIPFTKLEENRSKIINRILS; this comes from the coding sequence ATGAAAATATTTAAAGAAAATGAAGAATTTGTAAATGATTTGACTCATATAAAACAAATGCAACTAACGGCTGCTAATGATATTGGGACTATTGATTTTTTTATGTTGCCGATAATAAATAAGGATTTTCATTATAATTGCTTAATAAACAATTTAATGAAAATACTTCACCTACATTCATTAACTGGTGAAGAATTAGACAAATATAATAGTCCAATAATTATCAGTCAAAAAGCAAGAGAAAGATATGTATCTTTTAGAAAAAATTCAAACAATAAAAATAAACAAAATGATTTAAAAGATGGTGAACTAGGAGAGTTAATTTTATTTGCTCTATTAGAAGGACATTTGAAAGCACCAAAGATACTAACAAAAATGAGCTTAAAAACTTCAGGTGGAACATATGTTCACGGTAGCGATGGTGTGCATTTATATAAAAAAGGAGATAGGTATCAATTGATTTTTGATGAATCAAAATTATATCAAAATATACGTAGTGCTATTAAAAATGCTTTCGATTCAATACATCAATTTAAAAATGAAATCGACAGCTATGGTAATCACAAAGCTGGGATAAATTATGAAAAGTCTTTATTATCAAATAATCTAGAAAAACATGTTTTTAGCGAAGAAAAAAAAGAAATTATAGAACAATTAATAATCCCATGCGAATTCCAAAAAAACATATCAATAGATGATGCTTTTTCTATTTTCATAGGTTATGAAATAAATATAGAACAAGAACAAACAAAATATAGCGATAGTGAATTCGAGCTTAAAATAAAAGAAAAAATAAAAAAAGATATAGATAATCTAGAAAAACTATTTAACGATCATATTAAAAAACTAAACTTATACATGCATAGTTTTTATATTTATTTAATACCTTTTACAAAATTAGAAGAAAATAGATCAAAAATCATCAATAGGATACTATCATGA
- a CDS encoding DEAD/DEAH box helicase: protein MTSLIEDIANKVYNNPYLKSLLCILEKDYVNNLSQIDKKWSLNNKQYKDLIRFIDILSRSKTPKNKNLTIKIISLLIDFPIINDDFFKLLIVNSFVKLGNFPSLQILDNFQDCFYFRELREDYNIKNITNQSPLKHIFTDSQKQLFDELIKSNHYSFSSNTSFGKTFVLTAFIKYIIENKKNENNEDNIALMVPTKALIHQLFKSINEILKDFPNNYKAIISPKIPKYFLNNKNNYIFIFTPERLISFFAENNNPPIKYLFVDEAHKLLSNNDTRSVLIYHAITMANSKDIKIYFSSPNIHNADIFLKIINKNQNFNKYIEESPVTQNKFFIDTTTNDSYMLSDFQENIKIDNLHFKHGSNPIQNLYDLINFISFKNSQSIVYCNTPRNAMEYSTKYAELLSNIKNEEIQETITFIERNIHKSYFLIQCLKKGIAYYFGNMPEELKIQIEYLYNKGVINLLFCTSTLLEGVNLPVKNIFILNEKIGRRRFQKIDFWNLAGRAGRLGKELSGNIFCVRLDKKYWGGGKMLKNY, encoded by the coding sequence ATGACAAGTTTAATAGAAGATATCGCCAATAAAGTTTATAACAACCCTTACCTAAAATCATTGTTGTGTATACTAGAAAAAGACTATGTAAATAACTTAAGCCAAATAGATAAAAAATGGTCTTTAAACAATAAACAATATAAAGATTTAATAAGATTTATAGATATTTTATCTAGATCTAAAACACCAAAGAATAAAAATTTAACTATAAAAATAATCAGTTTATTGATTGATTTTCCAATAATCAATGATGATTTTTTTAAACTACTTATTGTAAACAGCTTTGTAAAACTAGGAAATTTTCCATCATTACAAATTTTAGATAATTTTCAAGATTGTTTTTATTTTAGAGAATTAAGAGAAGACTACAATATTAAAAACATAACCAACCAATCGCCATTAAAACATATATTTACAGATAGTCAAAAACAATTATTTGATGAATTAATAAAATCGAATCATTATAGTTTTTCTAGCAACACTTCTTTCGGAAAAACTTTTGTATTGACGGCTTTTATTAAATATATTATAGAAAATAAGAAAAATGAAAATAATGAAGACAATATAGCTCTAATGGTTCCAACCAAAGCACTAATTCATCAATTATTCAAAAGTATAAATGAAATTTTAAAAGATTTTCCAAATAATTACAAAGCAATAATATCACCTAAAATTCCGAAATATTTCTTAAATAATAAAAATAATTATATTTTTATATTTACACCAGAAAGACTAATATCATTTTTTGCAGAAAACAATAACCCACCAATAAAATATCTTTTTGTTGATGAAGCACATAAACTATTAAGCAATAATGACACAAGGTCGGTTTTAATATATCATGCGATTACAATGGCAAATTCAAAAGATATTAAAATTTATTTTTCATCTCCAAATATTCACAACGCTGATATTTTTTTAAAAATTATAAATAAAAATCAAAATTTTAATAAGTATATTGAAGAATCTCCTGTAACTCAAAATAAATTCTTTATAGACACCACAACAAATGATAGTTATATGCTTTCTGATTTTCAAGAAAATATAAAAATTGATAATTTACATTTTAAACACGGCAGCAACCCCATTCAAAATCTTTATGACTTAATAAACTTCATATCTTTTAAAAATTCACAAAGTATTGTGTATTGTAATACCCCAAGAAATGCCATGGAATATTCTACAAAATATGCAGAATTATTAAGCAATATAAAAAACGAAGAAATTCAAGAAACCATAACATTTATAGAAAGAAATATACATAAATCATACTTTTTAATCCAATGTTTAAAAAAAGGTATAGCATATTATTTTGGTAATATGCCAGAAGAGTTAAAAATTCAAATTGAATATCTATATAACAAAGGGGTTATAAATTTATTATTTTGTACTTCAACGCTATTGGAAGGTGTAAATTTACCCGTCAAAAATATCTTTATTTTAAATGAAAAAATAGGTAGAAGAAGATTTCAAAAAATTGATTTTTGGAACCTAGCTGGTAGAGCTGGTAGACTAGGCAAAGAATTAAGTGGTAATATATTTTGTGTAAGACTAGATAAAAAATATTGGGGGGGGGGAAAAATGCTAAAGAACTATTAA
- a CDS encoding NADP-dependent oxidoreductase: MKAAVLNNFKSDLEIKEIDIPKITDDEVLVKISYAAVNPLDNLIKDGTINLISPYKLPQILGNEMVGFITSIGKNVKDFKVGDRVFARLSIDKIGAFAEFISINHTHIAKVPTYLSDAEAACIPLAALTFLQAIKLINAKSGNSIFISGASGSFGMIALALAKQMGFKIYANGNENFKQMALELGVCEYFTKNDDYTKIKVDFVIDSIGGDETFKQFKILNKGGKLVSLKAMPDMKFAKSFNLSKLKQILFYFAGLKLNNAAKKVGCEYYFMFVNKNGEELKQISSMLEKIKYHPSVGEIFILDDINKALKSLKNNNKKGKVLIKF, encoded by the coding sequence ATGAAGGCAGCGGTTTTAAATAATTTTAAAAGCGATTTAGAAATAAAAGAAATTGATATTCCAAAGATAACAGATGATGAAGTTTTAGTAAAAATAAGTTATGCAGCTGTTAATCCGCTAGATAATCTTATAAAAGATGGCACAATAAATCTAATAAGCCCTTATAAATTGCCACAAATTTTAGGAAATGAAATGGTGGGATTTATAACTAGCATAGGCAAAAATGTAAAAGATTTTAAAGTAGGAGATAGGGTTTTTGCAAGGCTTAGTATTGATAAAATCGGTGCCTTTGCTGAATTTATATCAATTAATCATACACATATAGCAAAAGTTCCTACTTACTTAAGTGATGCTGAAGCAGCTTGTATACCATTAGCAGCGCTTACTTTTTTACAAGCTATTAAATTAATAAATGCTAAAAGTGGTAATTCTATTTTTATTTCTGGGGCTAGTGGGAGTTTTGGTATGATTGCCTTAGCACTTGCGAAGCAAATGGGTTTTAAAATATACGCTAATGGAAATGAGAATTTTAAACAAATGGCTTTAGAATTAGGAGTTTGTGAGTATTTTACAAAAAATGATGATTATACAAAAATTAAAGTAGATTTTGTAATAGATAGCATTGGTGGCGATGAAACTTTTAAGCAGTTTAAAATACTAAATAAAGGCGGAAAATTAGTATCTTTAAAGGCTATGCCAGATATGAAATTTGCTAAAAGTTTTAATCTTTCAAAATTAAAGCAGATTTTGTTTTATTTTGCGGGCTTAAAGTTAAATAATGCAGCTAAAAAAGTAGGCTGCGAGTATTACTTTATGTTCGTTAATAAAAACGGCGAAGAGCTTAAGCAAATATCTTCTATGCTAGAAAAAATCAAATACCATCCATCAGTAGGCGAGATTTTTATCCTAGATGATATAAACAAGGCTTTAAAAAGCCTAAAAAATAATAACAAAAAAGGCAAAGTTTTAATTAAATTTTAA